One Elgaria multicarinata webbii isolate HBS135686 ecotype San Diego chromosome 7, rElgMul1.1.pri, whole genome shotgun sequence DNA window includes the following coding sequences:
- the CFAP184 gene encoding coiled-coil domain-containing protein 96, translating into MEGEGEGEAAAAPEPEATAPLPPELEAAATAPLPPEPEAAAEPEAAAEPEAAAEPEAAVAAEPEEAPGDAAKGVEGSPSAPLEVRPAEGDAEEGGAAAVVEEKPPEHCAEEPPVSEGAAEEEPPEGDGRGEAKVPEEAGEGLPAGERPETLPEEAPSNATLLAGLPSTVSFSQGELEEPPPLQVAVELGRTISRSLWQLEQQRASRASLSTGLSPDSEKGGEAEEETPEQREQRLAEQQRQRAELVEQYRQLLAERARLRHYNTKLQGKLGELLNKGKERGRAELEQRVSDQEQRYDRYLAMLQELRSQQVEERAWYQQQLDGLQRACEEKLAKVDREWKACLAVRKEVAVYTLGRQLGGKQAAIKEVDQIQAREQHKEKEMTEVRLENIKLKHRIQKLEASLKAQEELAEGLHLIDFEQLKIENQTYNEKIEERNEELLKLRRKITNTVQVLTQVKEKLQFVEAQNQGQKVQLMAVEALVAQKRDILTKTKQARDKLRIDNQRLHQKCGLLGNTLLLRDFENKVATAELLNERLELLKRHHAGLSLTCKGVKKKIRGVKSFLPF; encoded by the exons atggagggggaaggagagggggaggccgccgccgcccccgagCCGGAGGCCACCGCCCCGCTTCCCCCTGAGCTGgaggccgccgccaccgccccgcTTCCCCCTGAGCCGGAGGCCGCCGCGGAGCCGGAGGCCGCCGCGGAGCCGGAGGCCGCCGCGGAGCCGGAGGCCGCTGTCGCCGCGGAGCCGGAGGAGGCGCCCGGGGATGCGGCGAAGGGCGTGGAGGGCTCCCCCTCGGCCCCCCTCGAGGTCCGGCCGGCCGAAGGGGACGCCGAAGAGGGGGGGGCGGCGGCCGTCGTGGAAGAGAAGCCGCCGGAGCACTGCGCCGAAGAGCCTCCGGTGAGCGAGGGAGCCGCGGAGGAGGAGCCGCCGGAGGGCGACGGGCGAGGCGAGGCCAAGGTGCCCGAGGAGGCCGGCGAGGGCCTCCCGGCGGGGGAGAGGCCCGAAACCTTGCCGGAGGAGGCGCCCTCCAACGCGACGCTCCTGGCCGGGCTGCCCAGCACCGTCTCCTTCAGCCAGGGGGAGctggaggagccgccgccgctgcaggtGGCCGTGGAGCTGGGCCGCACCATCAGCCGCAGCCTCTGGCAGCTGGAGCAGCAGCGCGCCAGCCGCGCCTCGCTCTCCACCGGCCTCAGCCCGGACAGCGAGAAGGGCggagaggcggaggaagagacCCCCGAGCAGCGGGAGCAGCGCTTGGccgagcagcagcggcagcgggccGAGCTGGTGGAGCAGTACCGGCAGCTGCTGGCCGAGCGCGCCCGCCTGCGCCACTACAACACCAAGCTGCAGGGCAAGCTGGGCGAGCTGCTGAATAAGGGCAAGGAGCGGGGCCGCGCGGAGCTGGAGCAGCGCGTCTCGGACCAGGAGCAGCGCTACGACCGCTACCTCGCCATGCTGCAGGAGCTGCGCAGCCAGCAGGTGGAGGAGCGGGCCTGGTACCAGCAGCAGCTCGACGGCCTCCAGCGGGCCTGCGAGGAGAAGCTGGCCAAGGTGGACCGCGAGTGGAAGGCCTGCCTGGCAGTCAGGAAGGAAGTGGCGGTGTACACCTTGGGCCGGCAGCTGGGAGGCAAGCAGGCTGCGATCAAGGAAGTGGACCAGATCCAAGCACGGGAGCAGCACAAGGAGAAGGAGATGACGGAG GTTCGTCTAGAAAATATAAAGTTGAAACACAGGATCCAAAAACTTGAAGCAAGCCTAAAAGCCCAGGAGGAGTTAGCAGAAGGTTTGCATTTAATAGACTTTGAGCAGCTGAAGATAGAGAACCAGACATACAATGAGAAGATTGAAGAGCGCAATGAGGAGCTTCTGAAGCTCCGGAGAAAAATCACAAACACAGTTCAAGTCTTGACTCAAGTAAAGGAAAAACTGCAGTTTGTGGAAGCACAGAATCAAGGCCAGAAGGTTCAGCTAATGGCAGTCGAGGCTTTGGTGGCCCAAAAGAGAGATATCCTAACTAAGACAAAACAAGCTCGGGATAAGTTGCGAATAGACAATCAGAGACTCCACCAGAAGTGTGGCTTACTTGGGAATACACTGTTGTTGAGAGACTTTGAGAACAAGGTGGCTACTGCTGAGTTACTGAATGAGAGGCTGGAGCTACTGAAACGTCATCACGCTGGACTCTCTCTTACTTGCAAAGGAGTCAAGAAGAAAATCAGAGGGGTGAAATCTTTTCTACCATTCTAA